One window from the genome of Myxocyprinus asiaticus isolate MX2 ecotype Aquarium Trade chromosome 30, UBuf_Myxa_2, whole genome shotgun sequence encodes:
- the clic1 gene encoding chloride intracellular channel protein 1, with protein sequence MSEEKLEVELFVKAGSDGQSIGNCPFSQRLFMVLWLKGVTFNVTTVDMKRKPDILKDLAPGAQPPFLLYGTEVKTDTNKIEEFLEETLCPPKYPRLAARNPESNTAGLDVFSKFSAYIKNSNPQMNDNLEKGLLKALKKLDDYLSSPLPEEIDENSADDVTSSTRPFLDGQELTLADCNLLPKLHIVKVVCEKFRGFSIPRSLTSLWRYLDAAYAREEFSATCPSDEEIHSAYFTVVKALK encoded by the exons ATGAGTGAGGAGAAACTTGAGGTGGAGCTGTTTGTGAAG gcAGGAAGTGATGGTCAGAGTATCGGGAACTGCCCTTTCTCTCAGCGGCTCTTCATGGTGCTGTGGCTCAAAGGCGTCACGTTTAATGTCACCACTGTGGACATGAAGAG GAAGCCGGACATTCTGAAAGATCTGGCTCCTGGTGCTCAACCTCCGTTCCTGCTGTACGGCACTGAGGTGAAGACCGACACCAACAAGATCGAAGAGTTCCTGGAGGAAACGCTATGCCCTCCAAA ATATCCTCGGCTGGCGGCCCGTAACCCTGAATCCAACACTGCAGGTCTGGATGTGTTCTCAAAGTTCTCTGCTTACATCAAGAATTCAAACCCTCAGATGAACGACA ATCTGGAGAAGGGTTTGTTGAAGGCCCTGAAGAAGTTGGATGATTATCTGAGCTCCCCTCTGCCTGAAGAGATTGATGAGAACAGCGCTGATGATGTCACTTCCTCCACGCGCCCCTTCCTGGATGGTCAGGAGCTCACGCTGGCCGACTGCAACCTGCTGCCGAAACTACACATCGTCAAA gtgGTGTGTGAGAAGTTTCGTGGTTTCTCCATCCCTCGCTCTCTGACGTCTCTATGGCGATATCTGGATGCGGCGTATGCGAGAGAGGAATTCTCCGCCACCTGCCCGAGTGATGAGGAGATACACAGCGCATACTTCACAGTTGTGAAGGCACTCAAGTAG